A section of the Humulus lupulus chromosome 2, drHumLupu1.1, whole genome shotgun sequence genome encodes:
- the LOC133819752 gene encoding LRR receptor-like serine/threonine-protein kinase RGI1 encodes MSSMPSSRQTFFFYSSPSLYSVFLCLLTLLHAPTTIAANHEASLLLSWLQPSSSSFFNWNVQDQNPCKWTAITCSPEGFVTDVNINSVPLHLPLLSNLSSFKSLRRLVISDANLTEHIPEDIGDCTELRVIDLSSNSLVGSIPRSVGRLRYLQDLILDSNQLTGKIPVELGDCVELKNLLLYDNRLSGPIPTQLGKLTGLEVIRAGGNEDIVGRIPDELGDCANLTVLGLADTGISGTLPASLGRLSKLQTLSIYTTMISGEIPPEIGNCSELVSLFLYENSLSGSIPPELGKLQKLEQLFLWQNGLVGAIPEEIGNCISLTNIDLSLNSISGTIPLSLGKLSELIEFMISNNNVSGSIPPNLSNATKLEQLQLDTNQISGLIPPELGKLSRLNVFFAWQNQLEGSIPSSLASCTSLQALDLSHNYLTGTIPPGLFQLRNLTKFLLIDNDISGSIPPDIGNCSSLVRLRLGNNRISGGIPAAIGGLKSLNFLDLSTNRLSGMVPDEIGSCTELQMIDLSNNTLEGPLPHTLSSLSGLQVLDFSSNRFSGQIPASFGRLVSLNKLILTRNSFSGTIPLSLGLCLSLQLLDLSSNELTGSIPVELGRIEALEIALNLSCNGLSGPIPSQISALTKLSILDLSHNKLEGDLNPLGGLDNLVSLNVSYNNFTGYLPDNKLFRQLSPTDLEGNKGLCSSISIRESCFLSDVDRNGLARSEYETKRSRRLKLALALLITLTIAMVVMGVIAMIRARRTIRDGDDDSELGDSWPWQFTPFQKLNFSVDEILRCLVDTNVIGKGCSGVVYRADMQNGDVIAVKKLWPATAAAATTGFVDEKSGVRDSFSAEVKTLGSIRHKNIVRFLGCCWNRNTRLLMYDYMPNGSLGSILHERTGSNGLEWELRYQILLGAAQGLAYLHHDCVPPIVHRDIKANNILIGLEFEPYIADFGLAKLVDDGDFARSSNTVAGSYGYIAPEYGYMMKITEKSDVYSYGVVVLEVLTGKQPIDPTIPDGLHVVDWVRQKRGGIEVLDPSLLSRSESEIEEMMQALGIALLCVNSAPDERPTMKDVSAMLKEIKHEREEYAKVDMLLKGSPAQENKNYSSNNGALGTSSSAAAAMAMQKLFPKSNNTSFSASSLLYSSTSSNVKMGLK; translated from the exons ATGTCGTCCATGCCCAGCTCGAGGCAAACCTTCTTCTTCTACTCTTCTCCTtcgttatactctgtttttctatgCCTCCTCACGCTCCTTCACGCTCCTACTACCATAGCCGCAAACCACGAAGCTTCTCTCCTATTATCATGGCTccaaccctcttcttcttctttcttcaactGGAATGTTCAAGACCAAAATCCATGTAAATGGACCGCCATAACATGCTCTCCTGAAGGTTTCGTCACTGATGTCAATATAAACTCTGTACCACTTCACCTTCCATTGCTTTCGAACCTTTCTTCCTTTAAGTCCCTGAGAAGACTCGTCATTTCAGATGCCAACCTCACCGAACACATACCGGAGGATATTGGAGACTGTACGGAGCTTAGAGTCATCGACCTTAGCTCGAACAGTCTCGTGGGTTCGATTCCTCGGAGTGTTGGGAGGCTTCGATATCTCCAGGACTTGATTCTGGACTCGAATCAGCTCACTGGGAAGATCCCAGTTGAGCTCGGTGACTGTGTTGAGCTAAAGAATCTTCTTCTTTATGATAATCGGTTAAGTGGGCCTATACCGACCCAACTCGGGAAACTGACCGGACTGGAAGTTATTCGGGCCGGAGGGAATGAAGACATTGTCGGAAGAATTCCAGATGAGCTCGGTGACTGTGCTAACTTGACGGTTTTGGGGCTTGCCGATACCGGAATTTCGGGCACGTTGCCAGCTTCACTGGGGCGGCTAAGCAAGCTTCAGACTCTGTCTATTTACACCACCATGATCTCTGGCGAAATCCCACCTGAGATAGGTAACTGTTCTGAGTTAGTGAGCTTGTTTTTGTATGAAAATAGTTTGTCTGGTTCGATACCTCCGGAGCTCGGTAAGCTCCAGAAGCTTGAGCAACTGTTTTTATGGCAGAACGGTCTTGTTGGGGCAATCCCAGAAGAGATTGGGAACTGTATTAGCTTGACAAATATCGATCTTTCTTTGAACTCAATCTCTGGTACAATTCCATTATCATTAGGAAAGCTTTCTGAGCTTATTGAGTTTATGATTAGTAACAACAATGTTTCGGGTTCGATACCTCCAAATCTTTCAAACGCTACTAAACTAGAACAGTTGCAGCTTGATACTAATCAAATTTCGGGTCTGATCCCACCAGAGCTTGGAAAATTGTCTAGGCTTAATGTGTTCTTCGCTTGGCAAAACCAGCTCGAGGGAAGCATTCCTTCATCTTTGGCGAGCTGTACTAGTCTTCAGGCTTTGGACTTGTCCCACAACTACCTCACCGGTACCATTCCTCCAGGCTTGTTTCAGCTTCGGAACCTTACCAAGTTTCTCTTGATTGACAATGATATTTCGGGTTCGATACCGCCTGATATAGGCAACTGCAGCTCTCTTGTTAGACTCCGGCTTGGGAACAACCGTATTTCTGGTGGCATACCTGCAGCAATTGGAGGACTAAAGAGCTTAAACTTTCTTGATCTCTCTACGAATCGCCTTTCCGGTATGGTACCGGATGAGATTGGAAGCTGCACAGAGTTACAGATGATAGACCTTAGTAACAACACATTGGAAGGTCCTTTGCCTCATACATTGTCCTCTCTATCAGGGCTTCAGGTGTTGGACTTTTCATCCAATCGATTTTCGGGTCAGATACCTGCTAGTTTTGGTCGTTTGGTTTCGTTGAACAAGCTCATTTTAACTAGGAATTCATTCTCTGGAACAATACCTTTGTCTCTTGGCCTTTGTTTGAGTCTGCAATTGCTTGATCTTAGCAGCAATGAGCTAACAGGCTCCATACCAGTCGAATTGGGTCGAATTGAAGCTCTTGAAATAGCTCTTAATTTGAGCTGCAATGGACTTTCAGGACCAATCCCATCTCAGATATCTGCTCTCACCAAGCTTTCCATACTTGATCTCTCACATAACAAGCTTGAGGGTGATTTGAATCCATTAGGAGGGCTTGATAATCTTGTCTCTCTTAATGTTTCTTACAATAACTTCACTGGTTATCTTCCAGACAACAAGCTCTTCAGGCAGTTATCTCCAACTGATTTGGAAGGAAACAAAGGGCTTTGCTCTTCAATTTCGATAAGAGAATCATGTTTTCTAAGCGATGTAGACAGAAATGGACTAGCGAGAAGCGAATATGAAACAAAGCGGTCAAGGAGACTTAAGCTGGCACTAGCTCTGCTGATCACACTGACCATAGCAATGGTGGTAATGGGAGTAATTGCGATGATAAGAGCACGAAGAACAATCAGAGATGGCGATGATGATTCAGAATTGGGAGACTCGTGGCCATGGCAATTTACTCCATTCCAGAAGCTCAACTTCTCAGTTGATGAAATACTGAGATGTCTAGTGGACACAAATGTAATAGGCAAAGGTTGTTCTGGGGTTGTTTACAGGGCTGATATGCAAAATGGCGATGTTATAGCAGTGAAGAAGCTCTGGCCTGCTACAGCAGCTGCAGCCACCACAGGTTTTGTTGATGAAAAGTCTGGTGTTCGCGACTCATTCTCAGCTGAGGTGAAGACTCTTGGCTCAATCCGCCATAAGAACATTGTTAGGTTTCTCGGTTGTTGCTGGAATCGAAACACAAGGCTGCTCATGTATGATTACATGCCTAATGGGAGCTTAGGCAGTATTCTCCATGAGAGGACAGGAAGTAATGGCTTGGAGTGGGAGCTTAGGTACCAGATTTTGCTTGGTGCAGCTCAAGGACTTGCTTATCTCCACCATGATTGTGTTCCTCCAATAGTTCATAGGGACATCAAGGCCAATAACATTCTTATTGGTCTTGAATTCGAGCCTTATATTGCTGATTTTGGACTAGCTAAGCTGGTTGATGATGGCGATTTTGCTCGATCCTCCAACACAGTGGCTGGTTCCTATGGATACATTGCCCCAG AATATGGCTACATGATGAAGATAACAGAAAAGAGCGATGTTTATAGCTATGGCGTGGTGGTGTTAGAAGTCTTGACAGGCAAGCAACCGATCGATCCAACGATACCAGATGGGCTACATGTAGTGGATTGGGTTAGACAAAAGAGGGGAGGGATTGAAGTGTTGGACCCAAGCTTGCTTTCAAGATCAGAATCAGAGATAGAGGAGATGATGCAGGCTTTAGGCATAGCCTTGTTATGTGTAAACTCAGCCCCAGATGAAAGGCCAACCATGAAAGATGTCTCAGCAATGCTCAAAGAGATCAAGCATGAAAGAGAAGAGTATGCTAAAGTTGATATGCTTCTCAAAGGCTCTCCTGCCCAAGAAAATAAGAACTATAGCTCTAATAATGGAGCCTTGGGAACTTCATCTTCAGCAGCTGCAGCCATGGCAATGCAAAAATTGTTCCCAAAAAGCAATAACACAAGCTTCTCTGCTTCCTCACTTCTTTACTCTTCTACTTCCTCTAATGTCAAAATGGGTTTGAAGTAA